The DNA window GCTGAAGCGGCCCGCCAATCGCAACAGGCTTACGGCTTAGCGAAAGCGCGTTATACTAATGGTGCGATTGATTACCAAACCCTGCTCGACACCCAGCGCACGCTGTTTTCAACCGAGGACGCGTATGCGCTTGCACACCGCGAGCGGCTGCAAGCAGTGACGGATGTTTATAAATCGCTCGGCGGAGCACCGTAGCGCGCCCAGCGGCTCGCCAGCATGCCGCACAGAAAAAGCTGCAGCGGGTGATAGACCATGATCGGCAGCAAAATAAGCCCGAGCGCGGGATTGCCGGCAAACATCAGCTGCGCAATCGGCACGCCCTGGGCGAGGCTTTTCTTCGAACCGCAGAACACCGCCGCCGCGCGATCCGCTGCGTTGAAGCGTAGCAGGCGGCATAGCCCGGTGGTGAAGCCAAGCACCAGCGCAAACATCAGCAATGCGCCCATCACCACGGCGAGGATGACGGCAATGCCTTCCTGCTTCCACACGCCCAGCTGCATCGAATCGCAAAACGAGGTATAGACCAGCAGCAGGATAATAGCGCGATCCAGCGTGCTGACGCGTTTTTTGTGACGCAGCGCCCACGCGCCCAGCCATGGCCGCACCAGCTGGCCCAGTAGCAGCGGCAGCAGCAGCCATGTCATAAGATCAAGCACCACCGGCCCCAGCGGAATGCTTGCGGCAGCATGCGGGATCAGCGTCATCCAGAGCGGCGTCAGCAGAATGCCAAGCAGGCTCGATAGCGTGGCGTTAAACACCGCCGCGGCCACATTGCCGCGCGCCGCTGCCGTCATCGCCACCGAGGACGAAACGGTGGAGGGCAGGGCGCAGAGGAAGAAAAACCCAAGCTGCATATCCGCCGGAATCAGTCCGCCCGCAAGGCGCAGGCCCAGCCATCCCATCAGTGGAAACAGCAGGAAGGTGCTGCCCTGCACGACAATATGCAGCCGCCAGTTCAGCGCG is part of the Pseudomonadota bacterium genome and encodes:
- a CDS encoding bile acid:sodium symporter family protein: MQAPSMLAWAAGSGYGLAQVRGALGACAFLMRILAVGGHCMGSEPTVSAPPRIAAAVVEASLRVGGAAADASASGGDTSSHPRRTWRVDGFMLGMVTAMALAAVFPAPGAHGGWMHPELLTKLGVALIFFLHGVLLSLPAMKAGALNWRLHIVVQGSTFLLFPLMGWLGLRLAGGLIPADMQLGFFFLCALPSTVSSSVAMTAAARGNVAAAVFNATLSSLLGILLTPLWMTLIPHAAASIPLGPVVLDLMTWLLLPLLLGQLVRPWLGAWALRHKKRVSTLDRAIILLLVYTSFCDSMQLGVWKQEGIAVILAVVMGALLMFALVLGFTTGLCRLLRFNAADRAAAVFCGSKKSLAQGVPIAQLMFAGNPALGLILLPIMVYHPLQLFLCGMLASRWARYGAPPSDL